The genomic DNA aatttaaccctggtttttttttcttgtgttcaaaagcattttctcggataattttctctgttatttttagagcttgcaatcatcaacttgtagacaaaaagaactaaaactgaaatgctttttaagctttcaaatctgaattcaaatctcgcactaaccctgggttatcttaacccggctttgaacaactcggccctggacgaataaataaaaaaaacgggttttttcttgttcttgaccGGTTTAGAGCATTGCAGGGGCATTGCGTGAGTCTTGCGTCAGCGAATGAACGCTGACCATTATTGCGCCTTCATGCATCCCTTCGCGCCAAATTCTGGCATACGAACGCGGATCAACGAAGCTCAAACGTAGCAACAGGAAAAgttcaaaacaatttcaaaaatccCTGTTTATGTATTTAAAAGAGCGTCGTCAACAACTTGAATAAGCTCTGTATTTTAACGCTGTCGGAATACCAAAACAAGCTGCTGCCGGTGCTTCTTACGGGACCGTGTAAAGATCGTAATTTATCATATGGTAGTTCTTGTTtgccaggaaaagaaaatggataCTACGGTGATTTTTGTTGTGTCGCCTCTCAATGCAAGGCtaaatgcactgttttaagacaCAGATGGGAACCGGAATGTTTGAAAGAATCATCgatcagttttcttttcgtggaaaaagcagaaaaaaagctTCTAGCTGAACACTGATTCGCCCTCAAGGACTTCAAGCTGGTTGGCTTCTTCACGGTGGAACGCTTGTCCTGTTCTGAAAAGAAACCAAAGCGGCAgagtttttgaagaattttcaggtacaacTTGCACATTAATGGTCAAGGAAGTTCtgtttttaaatggaaatttaagTATGTATAGTTGTTTCATAGATGTTTTATACGACTTGAGACGGATTTTGGCGTTGACATTTGTTGTCTTTGGCAGCTTTTACTTGCGTGAAATGATCCACGATCTAGTTAGTATTACGCGAATTGCTTTTAAGGATAAAATTATGAgttttcgaataaaatttttcgataaataatttttctgaCTACTGTTTTATCTATGTTCATTCGTAACATTAGTccaatttatttcaagcatTACTTCTGCGTGGcgttgtcggcgaatttcattttttactttGAGCACAACTATTACTATAGGTAATATTAAAGCCGGACAAATGTGCTCCCCGCAAAACAGACAGAACTTACTACAGTTGATAGCATAAAAATACTTTCCTAAAAAAGACGATCCGTGAAAATTTTGCGGCTAAAATACTTAAAACCAGAGGGGGCgaagcagaaaaacaaaacgaaagctCGAGGAGAGTAGTTCGCAGGTAGTTTTCGCAAGTTTGATTCCCGCGAAACTCACGCAGATTTGACGAACCAGTTGCTTGCAAATCGCGTGACGAATTTTGCgcatgcacgatagaaaattgaacggttgtcggcagaggctacttttcgcacaacagctcataccgcgaaaatgtagcctctgctcgcagggtaatttTTATCTTGCTAAGCTCATGTTTAaataagcttagctgtttatacgcagaattcagattgacggcctgggagaagagaaatcattcaggtaatttattttctcttcgcacttgaaaagtttcaatgtttgttcgaactgattagtgaGTCTTTGTACTTGTGTAACTTtatttatgcgagtttttggaTCGCGCCATTTGCTgcatgaaaatgatgtaaacatgctcgagacaatcgaaactcggcatttcagtacttcaaactacatcagatcagtagtcggagaagtccatcttctaaatctaataaatgagctattactatttctgtctatatgtttaatatttgacataagtattcatgggcgaaaaaataaaaccggtgtaaccaaaactttgtttaccaatttcacccgacgtaattgcttccttcaagtatggaagaatttgttcattgttctaaagataagatcacatgcaaaactgacttgcacttttgtgaactgtgatgaaaacaagaaaatctttgcttgtTGTTTCCATCTCCGCCTCTTCTgtcgtagtctactgtctgtagtgcaatcttaacgttctatatttgcacgactcaacccagtgctacgaacaaaggacaacgctcgtccagccgtagttcgtagtctgtagtctccgtatcttaaactccctaattttcttgtttcttctcCTTGGTTCCAAATAACAGAAGGAAAACGATAGAATTTAAACAGTCCCCTCTCACGTTTTGAATTATGACTGCATCCATACACCGCACAAAGATGTGGCATAATTAAAGAGGCAGAATTATGATTCCGCCTTATGAAACACGTGGGTTAGTTATCCCCCAACATGGCGCACGCCTGATTTTTAATTTATgctgacgtcacgtgcaaacaaAGAATAAGCGTCCCCTTTTGGGTCCCAAATTTTTATGCGCCTTGCAACGACAAAAgagtaattaacaattattcctcgagcccgaatgggtgccgagtcaatagcccatgaatccgaaggccgaatgggctactGACTCAGAAGCCAACATAAGCAAAACTCGATTCTGcggccattgttttggttttcaaagccggcactTTTCTCTACTaatgggctataacatatagcctagtagtttctcaaccaatcagaacgcagcattgatgaCCACTAGTTctactagctggattttactaaacccTGTTAGCAGGCTTTGGCGTAATTACTAAAGCAGTATACTCGTCTGCTTTGTTAGTATGTCGGATATATGTACGAGGCAAAGCTATAAAAACATGTAGGTTTCAACTTTCgtagaagaaaaaacaattaaaagtcacagaaaactaaaaaaactgcaACGCAATAGCAATGTAATTTTGGTTTCTTGACAGTCAGTGAAGAACCAAAGCACCCCTATATTTTACCTTATGTTACGGGTTCTGAGCAAACTGTTTAGCTACATCTTCCTTTGGGAGAGGTAGGGCGCTCGAGTGCCCTCCACATATAATTGCTGAGACAGCGATATCttaatacagtcgactctcgataactcgaacctcgctaactcgaacctcgtgctaactcgaaccaaaatcgatttcccctggatttccgtcatacattcattgtaattttaccgtcggtaactcgaaccctcgataactcgaactcccgctaactcgaatcttttttcgattttccttgaaggttcgagttatcggaagtcGACTGTATATTCATGTACTGTTTTACCTTCACAGTACCAGAATCGTTTGATAGCAAAGTGCAACAAAGAAGGCAGCTTCATCGAGACCAATGTGAAAAGAAGCCAGCAAATCCTAAGTTTATTGAAGAGGCAGATTTTACTTACTTCATTGTTATTGACGAATTAAAGCTTGTGTTCTGCTGGATTCCTAAAATTTCCTGCACAACTTGGAAACGAGTTCTATTTCAAGCTAAAAACAACGGTACAATTGTCCCTATGAGAGCACATGATGATGGAAACAACTAGGGACATTTGGGACGACTTAGAAATCACCCACCGGCTGAAAGAAAGCGAATCCTTGACACATATTATAAAGCTATGTTTGTGCGCGAGCCATTTGCTCGTGTACTCTCAGCCTTTAAAAACAAAGTCGAGGGACATTCAAACGATATGTTTAAAGGGTGGGAACCAAGCATGCCAGATGAAGACGTAGAAAAGAACAAATTCCCTATTTACATCCGAAATGTTCTTTCTTATAACCGTTCAAGCTTAGCCATCAACAAACATTGGCGATTGTACGACCAGATTTGTCCATGCGAAGTGGACTATGATTTCATTGGGCACTTTGAGGATCTGGGGCTGGAAGGTCAAATGCTGTTGAAGGCAATCGGAGTAGATCACCTAATGTCATTTCCAGAGTATCATTCATCGCACTCCAAACCGCACCTGCTGGAGTACTATTCTAAGCTGACCAAAGAGGAAATTTACAAACTTGGGAAGTTTTACGAGCTCGACTTCAAGATATTTGGATATGATTTTCCTGGACCACTAAAGGAGatcttgaaagaaaaagaacttcaATGAGAAGAAACATATTGAAAGAAAATCACTCAGTCCAATGGTACTAGGTGTTCGCATGaatgtgtttttttgttgttgttttgaaatgagTGGTAAACAAGTCTAACTCGATCAGGTCCGCTATTCATTGGAGTCAGGCCCCTTCAGTCAGgagcgtggtcatttgcgtgtcttgCGCGTTTTGCTCGATAAGCTAATTAAGGAAAAAGGGaaactgctcgtagtctacggTTATAGCCAGGTCTCCTGGCCTTGACAGACTCCTTGCTTGAACCATTCAAAAACTCACCTGAAAAACTAGTCTTAAAAGCTAAGGCTATTTACGTTACTGTTAGTACGAGAAGATCttgttttttcaaacattttcagacataacaaaaaatacatgtagGTAAACATATAGAAATCGATAAATAGGGAAAATGAATAAACTTGCAACAAGTTTGGTTCCTGTACATTAATGGACAAGAGAGTCGATAGAGAGGATAAAAGTCTCTCGATTGGTAAGAGGAATAAAGGAGCTTATGACATGGGCTCCTGGTTTCAAAGACTTAGCAACCTGGCCTACGGAGTCTTCCTTATGCACTGGGGCACTacagggttatatgcttctgactTCATAGAGTTCCCCTTTCAAAGTGgtagaaactgaaaaatttataaatgacaaattccccacccccggaCAGACCTTTGGTGAAAAAATTCCCCACCGTTGGAACACAGTTAACTACGATGGCTGTGGTACCCGTTTTTCACACTCAGTACAGATTTTGGGATTCTTGCTGATGTCAGCATTTTTGAGACCCGTTCGGGGCGGTTTGGACTGGTTAGTTTTTGCTAATTAATTGGACAAAACGATAAGTACTTAAAGAAAAGGCGCTACTATATAGTATATGAGTCAAAGTCAAAGTCAGAGTTCAGTTAATTTGTATCATTATGGTACGGAGGTTATGGTTAATCTTTCGCCGGATACTGTTGTTCAGGTCAAAATTAATGAAGCCGAATTTATTGTCTAAGGAAAGGAAATCTTGTCAGTTCAAAAACCGGAATATTCCAGTAAATTATATTCTGCGGCGATTTGCGAACAGGAAGTAATTACAGAACCAATTGAGAAGTGAAATTTTGAGTATATTGATGAAGTTAAAGTTAGTGAACGCGAATTAATCCAGGGAACAGTTAAATATCAAGGAATAATAAATACAGAGAATATTTCACCCCCACCATATGACGCAGATGAAATGTTTGAATTTTCAGATAATCCACCGGAATATTTTGCTTCTTATCTTCCTCCACCGGAATATTCTCCTAACCCAGAAATTAAATTGAAGCTATTGAAAAAGTTTAAGACACAGTATTTTTTGCCAAACTATATTGAGGCCCGAATGGAACCGGAATTCCAGAAGAAGAATATAATGAATTATTTTGGGGACCGGTTGGAGAATACGATTATGATCCAGTAATAAGTGCCCAAGAGGAAAATTGGGAAAGATCAAACAGAGAATTTGAACGTACAGAATATTACAATCCAAACATAAATTTTGGAGTACAGGATTCGGTATTACGAGAAAATGGTAATATATATGACCCTCAAGTTGATGAAATAATTGATGACATAATTAATAACCATGGAGGTGTTTTCCCATGTGGTTGTGGAACGGTATATCAAAGTCCTgattagttagttagttagtttgtATAAATTTTCAAGATGTTTCTGTGTTAATGGTGGTAATTGTGTGTTAGATGGCGCCATAGAATTTGTTGAATAATTAGGCATATGTGTTAACTGTGGTAAGTTGGGTTTTTGTTTATTACCCTTAGTACTATTGGGTTTTCGTTTGGTACCTTTGGAACCTTGTTTTGTCAATAAATGAGGAAAAATATAATGATACTGTACAATTAATTCAATAATCTGTCgtcttttcatttttgtaacagcaaacttatcagctttcattttgatgatttcttttttgagcTCTTTGAGAGTGAATGTATTCAGATTTTTTCGTAATTCTATCTTTTGGAGTTCATTATAGTTGTCTAATAATTGGTCAGCATTCATATACTAATTAATTAGATAATCCTGTGGATGACTCTGTAATGGGTTTTTAGTGTGTCATTATTATAGAAATGTTTGATGCAATATTTACACGGTACTCTGATACCTTTCATATAATCATGTACTTCTATACAGATTTCATCGTAGTCGTTACTTAGGATAAATTTATAGTTATTATTACTGTACTTTTCCATTAACTCATATTGTGCTTTACTTATATGATAATTATTAGTTGGTGATTTGAATTCAATACAGAGGCCCCCTTATAATCTTTGTGATAATCGAGTACCATTAAATCAGGCTGTCCTCTCATATATCCTTTCTTATACCAATCGAGGCGTTTGTCATCAGTATCTTGATTTTCACCCAGTCCTGCTACTTATATAGAATCTGGATAATATTTCCTTATGAGGCTCACTAGCAGCATAGGTCGTCTATATAGCACACATTGTGATGCAAATGAGTTGTATTGTCTTTCCAGCCTTCTGATTGGTGCAGAGGGTTTTCCGAAAGTTAATGAGGTGGCATTGTTTGGAAATCGGAAATATCTTAGAACGAGGCTCGGGTATCGTCGGAAGCCTTCGGAAGAGGTCGGAAGTATGCTAATTAGGGATGATGTCATGAAGTAAGAAGGAGAGACACATGAGAAGTTATTATAATATAGTAAGAAGCGAACTTATATGTGTAATCGGTTCGGTCAACTCACACATGTGGGACAGAATAAGTGTCCCCTGCGCAGTGCGCATGTGCAAGGCAGAACGCATGCGCAGTcatgaatttgaagaaaaaacgttctaaaacgatgcggaaaagggaaaataattgtAGCAAATCATTTGCATGAAGTTGTCGAAAGGTTTGTAGCTAAATAGGAGAGCGTTCGCTTTGCAGGTGAAAGATTCAAGGATCTAAAGTGAAATAGGTCAAAGGTAATTAAATATTCAAAAACCAGTCAAGTGAATTCATCATGACGTTAAGTCTTAAAGAGCCGGGTGTGTGAGTGTTTCCTTTCTTGCTGACAAATAGAAGTGAAAAAAACATCCACTGTTGGAACATTTGGTGTAAAATAAAAAACGATTATATGTCTCTTCGTTTATTTAAACTTGCATGCTGACATTGTTTGCGTGCAGGCAAAAAGGTTGTGTAATAGTCACTGACGTCAAACAAGATGGCCGACTAATCCCTTAGACAATGGAAGGATTAataagggaaaaattaaactggcAAAAGGTTATCCAAGCGAAAAGAATATTCAGCGCTGACAAAACGGTCCTtgctaaacaaaaataaaatggttttGCTTAAAAGAAACGTCAAGGAGTAGTTGAAAGTACGTGCAGGCAAAAAGATTGTGTAATAGTCACTGACGTCAAACAAGATGGCCGACTAATCCCTTAGACAATGGAAGGATTaataaggaaaaaattaaattggcaAAGGGTTTTCCAAGCGAAAAGAATATTCAGCGCTGACAAAACGGTCCTtgctaaacaaaaataaaatggttttACTTAAAAGAAACGTCAAGGAGTAGTTGAAAGTACGTGCAGGCAAAAAGGTTGTGTAATAGTCACTGACGTCAAACAAGATGTCCCACTAATCCCTTAGACAATGGAAGGATTaataaggaaaaaattaaattggcaAAGGGTTTTCCAAGcgaaaagaagcgaaaaaaaatattcagcgCTGACAAAACGGTCCTtgctaaacaaaaataaaatggttttGCTTAAAAGAAACGTCAAGGAGTAGTTGAAAGTACGTGCAGGCAAAAAGATTGTGTAATAACCATTGACGTCAAACAAGATGGCCGACTAATCCCTTAGACAATGGAAGGATTAAtaagggaaaaattaaattggCAAAGGGTTTTCcaagcgaaaaaaaatattcagcgCTGACAAACCGGTCCTtgctaaacaaaaataaaatggttttGCTTAAAAGAAACGTCAAGGAGTAGTTGAAAGTACGTGCAGGCAAAAAGATTGTGTAATAGTCACTGACGTCAAACAAGATGTCCCACTAATCCCTTAGACAATGGAAGGATTAATAACGGAAAAATTAAATTGGCAAAGGGTTTTCcaagcgaaaaaaaatattcagcgCTGACAAAACGGTCCTtgctaaacaaaaataaaatggttttGCTTAAAAGAAACGTCAAGGAGTAGTTGAAAGTACGTGCAGGCAAAAAGGTTGTGTAATAACCATTGACGTCAAACAAGATGTCCCACTAATCCCTTAGACAATGGAAGGATTaataaggaaaaaattaaattggcaAAGGGTTTTCCAAGcgaaaagaagcgaaaaaaaatattcagcgCTGACAAAACGGTCCTtgctaaacaaaaataaaatggtctTGCTTAAAAGAAACGTCAAGGAGTAGTTGAAAGTACGTGCAGGCAAAAAGGTTGTGTAATAGTCACTGACGTCAAACAAGATGGCCGACTAATCCCTTAGACAATGGAAGGATTAataagggaaaaattaaactggcAAAGGGTTTTCCAAGCGAAAAGAATATTCAGCGCTGACAAAACGGTCCTtgctaaacaaaaataaaatggttttACTTAAAAGAAACGTCAAGGAGTAGTTGAAAGTACGTGCAGGCAAAATAATTGTGTAATAACCATTGACGTCAAACAAGATGGCCGACTACAATGGGtgtaaattaaaattcaaatacTAGGTAGGTAAAAATATTAAGTAAGCGAAAAGTAATATCCCTTGTTCTAGAAATACAAAGGATGAAAAGAGACAAGATGGCTGACTAAATCTTAATGTCAAAAGAAAGACGTCATTGCTTAAAGAACCAGCTCAGCAAAAATTTTTTGTCCCATTCAAGGACAATACGCTTGGATGAGTGTGTATGCAAATTCGTTTCAAAGGTCAAGGCGGCCTTTTGTTTCAACCTTCATAAACAACTGTGAGTTAGCCACGAGTCTTTATTCACTTCAAAGTGTCTTAGAGTGTTCAACGCTTATTACTCTCAACGAGATAGAATTGTCTGCTACTTGAGTGATCGAACGATGGAAGGTAAGATTGAGTTCGTTCTTGTATAAACCAATGTGAATGAAAGGTAACGTGAAGAATGTTGGAATGGTAGCTCATGGCTTTCATGTTCTTTTGTAGAATTTATGAACCAAGATTCAAGGTTAGTCAACGCGGTGGATAGGAACATTGAAGGTAAATAACTGTTAGTCTAGTAGTAACATTGCGTAAAACAAAGTGAACTGTATTGGAAGCAGGTTAAGACTTTGAGAAGTACAGATATTGTCAGCTAAGTTAACGAATTAATTTGTGAAGCGAACTAGAGTTGATGGAGCATTGATGAATTAAATTATCTTGTAAAACGTTTGGAGCAAATTATAATATAAAAGCCAAGGTAACGCAGTAGAATTAAATTGTGAAGTGAACTAGGGTTAACGCAGCGTGAATGAAGTCAAATATCTTGTAAAACGTTAAGAGGAAATTATTAACATGGTAGATGTCAATATGTAGAAATGAATTGACCGTAGCTAAACAAAGTAAAGATAAGCAGAGTATTTATTTAAGCGGAAAGACATAATTTCCAGGTCGAAGTAACACAAACAAGTAGAAGTCGAACTAGGATTAACGTAGCGTGAAACAAAATCAATGTAGGCTAAACGATAATCACGAACTCAGTAAATAAGAAAGTTTCtttgcaaaattaaaaacagaattatcGTAAAGAACCTAGCGTTAATGCAgacgtttcgttttattttttagctttaaCCAATCAAGACAATGATGATTTACTGCAGCCTGCTCATCACCGCGTAGAACGGAATGAAGAACCAGTGGAAATAGAAGCATTGGATAGTGACATTGAAGGTAAATCAGCTTTTTACATGTCTATTGTTAAGGAAAGAGAAATAAGTCGATGAGGGCAATGTAGGCGTGTAACCGAAGCGACAACAACAGAGACGAATGGTCAAGCAATAGACACTCAAACCAGGTGTAATGGAGCGTAAAGATTCCCGCGTAAATGCAGACCTTTCGTTCAAGATAACTAAAGAGACACTCGAACCAGGTGCAAGGGGGCGTTAAAGATTCCCGcgtaaataattttcttttatagaGGTTAAGTGAAATAAAATAGAAGCTCGAACCGGGTGTAACAGAGCGTAAATTGTCAAGTAGAACGCAAAAGTACAATCGTAAACTGTGAAAACAACCAAGCGTTAATACAGACCTTTCTTGTGTATTTTTTATAGCCTTATTGAACGATGATGATGAGGCTCTGCTCTCTGCCTTTCGCCGTTTTGAGCAACGTGGGGGTAATCCACTGTTTCGCGCTGAATTTACGCCCGTGGGAAGAAATCGATCATTTAGAAGCATAGTTTCCCAGCGGAAATTTAAACTCACCTTCCAGCAACTGAGGGATCCTCAAGAGGAACCACTAGGGGAAGCACTCACGGAAGCCATCGTTCAGGGTCTGCGAAGGCTGGTAGCCAACGAGGGGTTTAATGTCAGGGACTATTCCCTTTTGATGGCCGTACATTCAAATTCATTCACTCATGTATGGTCGCAATCTGCCCGACATGTACCTTTAGAACTATGGCTTAATAATGAAGATTACGCCTGCACCTATCTAGAAGATTTGGCCAGAAAACTAAACTCGGCGGAAGTCATGGACCCCCATAGAGATGGGTTTTTTGTGGAATTGACCTTCGTTAAAAACCTGGGTGTTGGTGGAAAAAATGGGGGCAAACAAGGAAATCCTGGTCGCCATGCATGGGAAAAATTGGCGAAGAAGAAAAGATGTGTCATAAGAATTAAGAACCATGACGAACTCTGCTGTGCCCGGGGCATTGTGACCGTAAAGGAAAAAGTCGACGGGGGCTCCCACTACcagaatttaaaaaacggaagacCGATTCAAGAACGATGGGCAAGACAATTGCATCAAGAAGCGGGTGTTCCCGAAGGCCCCTGTGGGTTTGAAGAATTACAAAAATTTCAAGACCATCTAGGCCCACAGGGGTACCAGTTAATAGTCGTAGAACCCTCCAAATGCCTAATTGTCTTTAAAGATGCTACATTTAATGACGCCCCTCACTTCATCGCCCTAGTCAAGCATCAAAACCATTACGATGGTTTAACATCCATCCCTGCCCTCATTAATCGGTCCTATTATTGCCGGCATTGTGATAAGGCTTATGATCGTGAGGATGCCCGCCACCATAATTGTCTTGGTCAGAATTGTCCTGCCTGCTGCCGCGGAAATAAGACGTGCCCTAATTATGCCGCATGGATCAAACCCACTCTTAATTGTCCCCATTGCCACTGTTTATTTTATGGTCAAAATTGTTTTGATGCCCACAagatgaaagaaaagaagaaagggaCCAAAAGCTTGTGTGAAAGTTGGCGAAAATGTTTACACTGTTCCGCCGAGTATGCTGTCAACCCCAAGAAACCGCATCAATGTTTCCA from Porites lutea chromosome 6, jaPorLute2.1, whole genome shotgun sequence includes the following:
- the LOC140941939 gene encoding carbohydrate sulfotransferase 12-like; the encoded protein is MFVREPFARVLSAFKNKVEGHSNDMFKGWEPSMPDEDVEKNKFPIYIRNVLSYNRSSLAINKHWRLYDQICPCEVDYDFIGHFEDLGLEGQMLLKAIGVDHLMSFPEYHSSHSKPHLLEYYSKLTKEEIYKLGKFYELDFKIFGYDFPGPLKEILKEKELQ